A single region of the Zootoca vivipara chromosome 2, rZooViv1.1, whole genome shotgun sequence genome encodes:
- the LOC118080275 gene encoding tripartite motif-containing protein 29-like: MPGCQQRAASSSLPPQKEKPPWKLKERRIMIPCDFCLGKPHSAEKKCLTCEASLCRDHLRKHNSKATQKDHALVALGTAGAQEKKCPEHAMLLECFCQDDLACVCKACSTTGSHSSHSVVALKDEYDKQMAILSQIMKSMQEYKTATKKTLLHLQKSEDQIKNNKKMLTDQLSRIFQEIKSQVDQKEKQILGDIQSNEKKQLADMAALKKQMADKRDVAAQGLRELQALTEKTDACLFLKDFQLAQERIKKQNFSNDSVEVLTVQLDQSDIQEVRSHTAMYISNLDALMQVVHGKIINQTQWSRTIPAAEFSLDDVICKVFPSPSPLPPPLTRDISGENAGADVQK; this comes from the exons ATGCCAGGTTGTCAACAGAGAGCTGCCAGTTCCTCGCTGCCTCCTCAGAAGGAAAAGCCTCCTTGGAAGCTCAAAGAAAGGAGAATCATGATTCCCTGCGATTTCTGCCTAGGGAAACCTCATTCCGCAGAGAAGAAGTGTCTGACCTGTGAGGCGTCCCTGTGCCGGGACCACCTGAGGAAACACAATTCGAAGGCCACCCAGAAGGACCATGCTTTAGTGGCTCTTGGGACCGCAGGGGCCCAGGAGAAGAAATGCCCAGAGCATGCCATGCTGCTGGAATGCTTCTGTCAAGACGACTTGGCGTGTGTTTGCAAGGCCTGCTCCACCACTGGCTCCCACAGCAGCCACAGCGTCGTCGCCCTGAAGGACGAGTACGACAAGCAGATG GCAATTCTCTCACAGATTATGAAATCAATGCAGGAATACAAAACTGCCACAAAGAAGACACTCTTACATCTTCAGAAAAGTGAGGATCAGATAAAG AACAATAAGAAAATGTTGACGGATCAGCTCTCCAGAATCTTCCAAGAGATCAAGTCTCAGGTAGATCAGAAGGAGAAGCAGATCCTAGGTGACATCCAGTCCAATGAGAaaaagcagctggctgacatggcTGCTCTGAAGAAGCAAATGGCAGACAAGAGGGATGTGGCTGCCCAGGGCCTTCGGGAGCTACAAGCACTAACAGAGAAAACAGATGCTTGCCTCTTCCTCAAG GATTTTCAGCTGGCCCAAGAGAG GATTAAGAAACAGAATTTCAGCAATGACAGTGTGGAAGTGCTGACGGTGCAGCTGGATCAGTCAGACATTCAGGAAGTCAGAAGTCACACAGCCATGTATATCTCCAACCTAGACGCCCTGATGCAAGTAGTACATG GTAAAATCATTAACCAAACACAGTGGAGCAG GACAATCCCAGCTGCTGAGTTCTCTCTTGATG ATGTGATTTGCAAAGTCttcccatcaccatcaccactacCACCCCCACTGACTAGGGATATATCTGGAGAAAACGCAg GTGCAGACGTTCAGAAATGA
- the PPARGC1B gene encoding peroxisome proliferator-activated receptor gamma coactivator 1-beta isoform X1 yields MAESGPDCSALLDEELSSFVFNYLADSQYEVSGEEHLYSDFPEIDLSQLDAGDFDSASCFNELQWCCEHSETESSQYSTDDSELFQIIDSENEALLAALTETLDDIQGDDMGLAAFRPMDEGDMPNSGCTSLTPSPKPAAPILRGPPLAPEVDELSLLKKLLLSPSNVPPSHEVQREGSTWRQGTPKSRPQRPCTKVDGVRDRKPSFLQAQSRSCTELHKHLTSITAHCPHTKDNWLPDECHSGSTEPQRYCAHHGEDSDSGEELLPCGNMAATPPSSSEEGAGEKELHATVELIRYMHTYCLPPRKLPPTDFADARHQHFHSPSKRAKPDCPLQRPLLCSKDSCPPSSWHLSSGCKQPRAPPASFSILKELLARDLPCDVSKPYRLAKPAYASLTRLQPPKALGAPPPKAAGGSTEVCKSVGRMPPEVKTEPRHGPKAEPEVKEETGSPAEEEEDCAKRPQLDFGKAGRKQESFIYAVRRSKRLNPELSLWLSFLDDSPPDLATPPQNKVASPELSLCSSSTLQNFDRKAPAAEVEVSGAGEAEDRYQSLPMELQTPSPESSGESEACEISESQCCALLHQTGTLKAPRCLSLPLATTEPTFGKRNFEQVLTVELCGTAGLTPPTTPPYKPSEEDLYKPDIHQRPAKEPAIITGSEPQPMIGDRAASGKQQKKHPVRTELYAHLSRSAPHLPHPEPHGVLKRPFSRSFGDHDYCQVLKPEASLQRKVLKSWEPLSHVENKHKRRAPDVHYQHESQEGVNGTSVKEGSQQLRDQEIRASLTKHFGLLDSALDAGEAAFCKTPEYDTVFEDSCSEIGSPLEEEEEEEEEEEECCSSPLESKMCPYKNPLSRASLQYCSRSRSDSESSCCRSRSPASRYENGKQCQDGTVGQMEKRREKAIGEGRVVYIRNLASSMSSSELKKRFEVFGEIVECCVLTRNKRGDKYGFITYRCSEHAALSLKNGASLRKRNEPLFQLSYGGFGHFFWTRYTDLDSSTEESSPALIKSKYETMDFDSLLQEAQESLHR; encoded by the exons ATTATTGACAGCGAGAATGAAGCGCTGCTGGCGGCTCTCACCGAGACACTGGATGACATCCAGGGAGACGACATGGGCCTGGCCGCCTTCAGACCTATGGACGAGGGGGACATGCCCAACAGCGGCTGCACGTCACTCACCCCCTCTCCCAAACCTGCTGCCCCTATCCTGAGGGGGCCTCCTCTGGCCCCAGAGGTTGATGAGCTGTCTCTA CTGAAGAAGTTGCTCCTTTCTCCGTCCAATGTGCCTCCAAGCCATGAGGTTCAGAGAGAGGGGAGCACATGGCGTCAAGGAACTCCCAAATCCAGACCCCAGCGACCCTGTACAAAG GTGGACGGTGTCCGAGACCGAAAGCCGAGTTTTCTCCAGGCTCAGAGCCGGAGCTGCACCGAGCTTCATAAGCACCTCACCTCCATCACTGCCCACTGCCCACACACAAAGGACAACTGGCTGCCGGACGAGTGCCACAGCGGCAGCACGGAGCCCCAGAGATATTGTGCCCACCATGGAGAGGACAGCGACTCAGGTGAAGAGTTGCTGCCCTGCGGCAACATGGCAGCGACTCCACCTTCTTCCTCCGAGGAAGGCGCTGGAGAGAAGGAGCTGCACGCTACTGTGGAGCTCATCCGCTACATGCACACTTACTGCCTTCCCCCCAGAAAGCTGCCCCCCACAGACTTTGCCGATGCAAGACACCAGCATTTTCACAGCCCCTCCAAAAGGGCCAAGCCGGATTGCCCCCTGCAGCGGCCTCTGCTCTGCAGCAAGGACAGTTGCCCGCCCAGCTCTTGGCACCTCTCGTCCGGCTGCAAGCAGCCCAGAGCCCCCCCGGCCAGTTTCTCCATCCTGAAGGAGCTGCTTGCCAGGGACCTCCCATGTGACGTGAGCAAGCCATACCGGTTGGCCAAGCCTGCATACGCCTCCTTGACCAGGCTGCAGCCTCCCAAGGCTCTGGGAGCTCCACCACCCAAAGCTGCTGGAGGTTCCACGGAGGTGTGCAAGTCCGTGGGCAGAATGCCACCAGAGGTGAAAACGGAGCCCAGGCATGGCCCCAAAGCGGAGCCTGAGGTGAAGGAAGAGACCGGCAGccctgcggaggaggaggaggactgtgCAAAGCGGCCCCAGctggactttgggaaggcagGCCGCAAGCAGGAGAGCTTTATTTATGCTGTGCGGCGCTCCAAAAGACTCAACCCCGAGCTCAGTCTCTGGCTTTCATTCCTTGACGATTCTCCCCCTGATCTGGCCACACCCCCTCAAAACAAAGTGGCCTCCCCAGAACTGTCCCTGTGCTCTTCCTCCACTCTGCAGAACTTTGACAGgaaagcaccagcagcagaggtcGAAGTGAGCGGTGCAGGAGAGGCAGAGGACAGGTATCAGAGTCTCCCGATGGAGCTGCAGACCCCCTCACCAGAGAGCTCCGGGGAGAGCGAAGCATGTGAGATAAGCGAGAGCCAGTGCTGCGCCCTTTTGCATCAGACAGGTACCCTAA aagCACCAAGGTGTCTGTCGCTGCCCTTGGCAACAAC AGAACCAACATTTGGAAAGCGCAATTTCGAGCAAGTTCTGACCGTAGAGCTGTGTGGCACTGCAG GTCTCACACCACCAACTACTCCACCATACAAGCCTTCAGAGGAGGACCTGTATAAGCCAGACATTCACCAGAGGCCAGCCAAGGAGCCTGCCATCATCACCGGCTCTGAACCGCAGCCAATGATAGGGGACAGGGCAGCCTCCGGGAAGCAGCAGAAGAAGCACCCGGTGCGGACAGAGTTGTACGCACACCTGAGTCGGTCcgccccccacctgccccaccctGAGCCACATGGGGTGCTGAAGCGCCCTTTCTCACGCTCTTTCGGCGACCACGACTATTGCCAGGTCTTGAAGCCCGAGGCCTCGCTCCAGAGGAAGGTGCTGAAATCCTGGGAGCCCCTGAGCCACGTGGAGAACAAACACAAGCGGAGAGCCCCTGACGTGCACTACCAGCACGAGAGTCAGGAGGGTGTCAACGGGACCTCAGTGAAGGAGGGAAGCCAGCAGCTGAGGGACCAGGAGATCAGGGCCAGCTTGACAAAACACTTTGGCCTCTTGGACAGTGCCCTCGATGCCGGGGAGGCGGCCTTCTGCAAGACACCTGAATATGACACCGTTTTTGAGGACAGCTGCAGTGAGATTGGTTCCccgctggaggaagaggaggaggaagaggaagaggaggaagagtgcTGCTCAAGTCCATTGGAATCCAAGATGTGCCCCTACAAGAACCCTCTTTCCAGGGCCAGTTTGCAGTATTGCTCCCGAAGCAGGTCCGATTCTGAGTCTTCGTGCTGCAGGTCCAGGTCTCCAGCAAGCAG ATATGAAAATGGCAAGCAGTGTCAAGATGGAACTGTGGGACAGatggagaagaggagagaaaaagcCATC GGAGAAGGTCGGGTAGTGTACATCAGAAACCTTGCCAGCAGTATGAGCTCCTCTGAACTGAAGAAGCGCTTTGAGGTGTTTGGAGAGATTGTTGAGTGTTGCGTTTTGACCAGGAATAAAAG GGGAGATAAATATGGCTTCATCACGTATCGGTGTTCAGAACATGCCGCCTTATCCTTGAAGAACGGTGCCTCGCTAAGGAAAAGAAATGAGCCCTTGTTCCAGCTGAGCTACGGTGGCTTTGGGCACTTCTTCTGGACCAGATACACCGACTTGG ATTCCAGCACAGAAGAGTCCTCCCCAGCTCTGATAAAAAGCAAATATGAGACCATGGATTTCGACAGCCTGCTGCAGGAGGCCCAGGAAAGCCTACATCGGTAA
- the PPARGC1B gene encoding peroxisome proliferator-activated receptor gamma coactivator 1-beta isoform X2, translating to MAESGPDCSALLDEELSSFVFNYLADSQYEVSGEEHLYSDFPEIDLSQLDAGDFDSASCFNELQWCCEHSETESSQYSTDDSELFQIIDSENEALLAALTETLDDIQGDDMGLAAFRPMDEGDMPNSGCTSLTPSPKPAAPILRGPPLAPEVDELSLLKKLLLSPSNVPPSHEVQREGSTWRQGTPKSRPQRPCTKVDGVRDRKPSFLQAQSRSCTELHKHLTSITAHCPHTKDNWLPDECHSGSTEPQRYCAHHGEDSDSGEELLPCGNMAATPPSSSEEGAGEKELHATVELIRYMHTYCLPPRKLPPTDFADARHQHFHSPSKRAKPDCPLQRPLLCSKDSCPPSSWHLSSGCKQPRAPPASFSILKELLARDLPCDVSKPYRLAKPAYASLTRLQPPKALGAPPPKAAGGSTEVCKSVGRMPPEVKTEPRHGPKAEPEVKEETGSPAEEEEDCAKRPQLDFGKAGRKQESFIYAVRRSKRLNPELSLWLSFLDDSPPDLATPPQNKVASPELSLCSSSTLQNFDRKAPAAEVEVSGAGEAEDRYQSLPMELQTPSPESSGESEACEISESQCCALLHQTEAPRCLSLPLATTEPTFGKRNFEQVLTVELCGTAGLTPPTTPPYKPSEEDLYKPDIHQRPAKEPAIITGSEPQPMIGDRAASGKQQKKHPVRTELYAHLSRSAPHLPHPEPHGVLKRPFSRSFGDHDYCQVLKPEASLQRKVLKSWEPLSHVENKHKRRAPDVHYQHESQEGVNGTSVKEGSQQLRDQEIRASLTKHFGLLDSALDAGEAAFCKTPEYDTVFEDSCSEIGSPLEEEEEEEEEEEECCSSPLESKMCPYKNPLSRASLQYCSRSRSDSESSCCRSRSPASRYENGKQCQDGTVGQMEKRREKAIGEGRVVYIRNLASSMSSSELKKRFEVFGEIVECCVLTRNKRGDKYGFITYRCSEHAALSLKNGASLRKRNEPLFQLSYGGFGHFFWTRYTDLDSSTEESSPALIKSKYETMDFDSLLQEAQESLHR from the exons ATTATTGACAGCGAGAATGAAGCGCTGCTGGCGGCTCTCACCGAGACACTGGATGACATCCAGGGAGACGACATGGGCCTGGCCGCCTTCAGACCTATGGACGAGGGGGACATGCCCAACAGCGGCTGCACGTCACTCACCCCCTCTCCCAAACCTGCTGCCCCTATCCTGAGGGGGCCTCCTCTGGCCCCAGAGGTTGATGAGCTGTCTCTA CTGAAGAAGTTGCTCCTTTCTCCGTCCAATGTGCCTCCAAGCCATGAGGTTCAGAGAGAGGGGAGCACATGGCGTCAAGGAACTCCCAAATCCAGACCCCAGCGACCCTGTACAAAG GTGGACGGTGTCCGAGACCGAAAGCCGAGTTTTCTCCAGGCTCAGAGCCGGAGCTGCACCGAGCTTCATAAGCACCTCACCTCCATCACTGCCCACTGCCCACACACAAAGGACAACTGGCTGCCGGACGAGTGCCACAGCGGCAGCACGGAGCCCCAGAGATATTGTGCCCACCATGGAGAGGACAGCGACTCAGGTGAAGAGTTGCTGCCCTGCGGCAACATGGCAGCGACTCCACCTTCTTCCTCCGAGGAAGGCGCTGGAGAGAAGGAGCTGCACGCTACTGTGGAGCTCATCCGCTACATGCACACTTACTGCCTTCCCCCCAGAAAGCTGCCCCCCACAGACTTTGCCGATGCAAGACACCAGCATTTTCACAGCCCCTCCAAAAGGGCCAAGCCGGATTGCCCCCTGCAGCGGCCTCTGCTCTGCAGCAAGGACAGTTGCCCGCCCAGCTCTTGGCACCTCTCGTCCGGCTGCAAGCAGCCCAGAGCCCCCCCGGCCAGTTTCTCCATCCTGAAGGAGCTGCTTGCCAGGGACCTCCCATGTGACGTGAGCAAGCCATACCGGTTGGCCAAGCCTGCATACGCCTCCTTGACCAGGCTGCAGCCTCCCAAGGCTCTGGGAGCTCCACCACCCAAAGCTGCTGGAGGTTCCACGGAGGTGTGCAAGTCCGTGGGCAGAATGCCACCAGAGGTGAAAACGGAGCCCAGGCATGGCCCCAAAGCGGAGCCTGAGGTGAAGGAAGAGACCGGCAGccctgcggaggaggaggaggactgtgCAAAGCGGCCCCAGctggactttgggaaggcagGCCGCAAGCAGGAGAGCTTTATTTATGCTGTGCGGCGCTCCAAAAGACTCAACCCCGAGCTCAGTCTCTGGCTTTCATTCCTTGACGATTCTCCCCCTGATCTGGCCACACCCCCTCAAAACAAAGTGGCCTCCCCAGAACTGTCCCTGTGCTCTTCCTCCACTCTGCAGAACTTTGACAGgaaagcaccagcagcagaggtcGAAGTGAGCGGTGCAGGAGAGGCAGAGGACAGGTATCAGAGTCTCCCGATGGAGCTGCAGACCCCCTCACCAGAGAGCTCCGGGGAGAGCGAAGCATGTGAGATAAGCGAGAGCCAGTGCTGCGCCCTTTTGCATCAGACAG aagCACCAAGGTGTCTGTCGCTGCCCTTGGCAACAAC AGAACCAACATTTGGAAAGCGCAATTTCGAGCAAGTTCTGACCGTAGAGCTGTGTGGCACTGCAG GTCTCACACCACCAACTACTCCACCATACAAGCCTTCAGAGGAGGACCTGTATAAGCCAGACATTCACCAGAGGCCAGCCAAGGAGCCTGCCATCATCACCGGCTCTGAACCGCAGCCAATGATAGGGGACAGGGCAGCCTCCGGGAAGCAGCAGAAGAAGCACCCGGTGCGGACAGAGTTGTACGCACACCTGAGTCGGTCcgccccccacctgccccaccctGAGCCACATGGGGTGCTGAAGCGCCCTTTCTCACGCTCTTTCGGCGACCACGACTATTGCCAGGTCTTGAAGCCCGAGGCCTCGCTCCAGAGGAAGGTGCTGAAATCCTGGGAGCCCCTGAGCCACGTGGAGAACAAACACAAGCGGAGAGCCCCTGACGTGCACTACCAGCACGAGAGTCAGGAGGGTGTCAACGGGACCTCAGTGAAGGAGGGAAGCCAGCAGCTGAGGGACCAGGAGATCAGGGCCAGCTTGACAAAACACTTTGGCCTCTTGGACAGTGCCCTCGATGCCGGGGAGGCGGCCTTCTGCAAGACACCTGAATATGACACCGTTTTTGAGGACAGCTGCAGTGAGATTGGTTCCccgctggaggaagaggaggaggaagaggaagaggaggaagagtgcTGCTCAAGTCCATTGGAATCCAAGATGTGCCCCTACAAGAACCCTCTTTCCAGGGCCAGTTTGCAGTATTGCTCCCGAAGCAGGTCCGATTCTGAGTCTTCGTGCTGCAGGTCCAGGTCTCCAGCAAGCAG ATATGAAAATGGCAAGCAGTGTCAAGATGGAACTGTGGGACAGatggagaagaggagagaaaaagcCATC GGAGAAGGTCGGGTAGTGTACATCAGAAACCTTGCCAGCAGTATGAGCTCCTCTGAACTGAAGAAGCGCTTTGAGGTGTTTGGAGAGATTGTTGAGTGTTGCGTTTTGACCAGGAATAAAAG GGGAGATAAATATGGCTTCATCACGTATCGGTGTTCAGAACATGCCGCCTTATCCTTGAAGAACGGTGCCTCGCTAAGGAAAAGAAATGAGCCCTTGTTCCAGCTGAGCTACGGTGGCTTTGGGCACTTCTTCTGGACCAGATACACCGACTTGG ATTCCAGCACAGAAGAGTCCTCCCCAGCTCTGATAAAAAGCAAATATGAGACCATGGATTTCGACAGCCTGCTGCAGGAGGCCCAGGAAAGCCTACATCGGTAA